The following nucleotide sequence is from uncultured Draconibacterium sp..
TTGGAAGAGGAATATCTGGATTACGACAAAGTAATCGACAACTTTAAATTAGCCATGAAAGAAGTGGCACGTGTTTACAACGAAGCGATGAACATCATCCACTTTATGCACGACAAATATTATTACGAAAAGGCCCAAATGGCGCTTATCGATACCAATCCAAAAATTAATATCGCCTATGGTATTGCCGGATTATCGATTGTTGCCGACTCGCTTTCGGCCATTAAACACGCCAAAGTTAAACCTGTGCGCGATGAAAATGGCCTTACAGTTGATTTCAAGATTGAAGGCGATTTCCCAAAATATGGAAACGATGACGACCGTGTAGACCACATTGCACGCGATGTAGTGGAGCATTTTAATATGGAGCTGGAAAAACTTCCGGTATACAAAAATGCCACACCAACCATGTCGGTGTTAACCATTACATCGAATGTTGTTTACGGAAAGAAAACCGGAGCTACTCCCGACGGACGCGCCAAAGGTGTTGCTTTTGCACCGGGAGCCAACCCGATGCACGGCCGCGATACACACGGAGTAATTGCGTCGTTAAACTCGGTGGCTAAAATTGATTATAAAGATTCGAAAGACGGTATTTCAAATACGCTGTCGGTTGTGCCTAAATCGTTGGGAGCAACACCTGAAATGCGCATTGAGAACCTGGTTCGTACACTTGATGGTTATTTTGGTTGCAACGCACAACACCTGAATGTGAATGTGCTCGATCGCGACACGCTTCTTCATGCCATGGAGCATCCTGAAGATCACCCGCAGTTAACAATCCGGGTATCGGGGTACGCTGTAAACTTTGTTCGTTTAACCCGCGAACAACAGCAGGAAGTGCTTACGCGATCGTTCCACGAAACAATGTAATTATTCATAAAATACTACACACGCATGCCGGCCGGTTTAAACTGGCTGGCATGTTCTTGTGTTAAACAGTATGTCTTCAACCGAAAATAAATTAATCGTCCATTCCATCGAATCGTTTGGCACACACGATGGCCCGGGAATTCGTTTGGTCGTGTTTTTACAGGGCTGCAATCTACAATGCAAATACTGTCAAAATGCAGATACCATTGCTTTAAAAGGCGGTAGCGTAACCGAAATCGAGAGCCTGGTAAAACGCGCCGGAAATATGAAAACGTACTTTGGCGATGATGGCGGTGTTACCGTTTCGGGTGGAGAACCGATGTTGCAAAGTAAAGCCCTGATTCCCTTTTTTGAAGCCTTGAAAAAAGAGGGCATTCACACCAATATCGACACCAACGGATTAATACGCACACCGGAAGCCAAACATTTAATCTCAGAGTTGGCCGACCTGGTAATGTTTGATGTTAAAGCCACAACTGAAGAAGGTTTCAAAACGATTACAGGAGCAAAAGGACTGAGCCGTTTACTGGAGAACATTCAACTTCGCGAGCAAAGTAAGAAACCATACTGGCTGCGTTATGTGCTGGTTCCGGGCTACACCGACGGCGACGAATCGTTAAAGTGGTTGATCGACACATTTTCGGGGAACAAGTACCTGGAAAAATTTGAAATACTCCCCTACCACAAACTGGGCACCTACAAATGGGAATCATTGGGAATGGACTATCAATTTAAGGAAGTAAAAGAGAATACTCCCGAACAGATCGACCGTGCTTTTGAAATGCTGAAACCGCATTTTAAAGACATAATTGTTAAATAAATAGCTTCAAGTGCCGAGCTACGAGTATCAAATATCAAGTATCGTAAAAAGTATCATCCATGAGTTTATATTCACCAAAAGAAATAATTAACGAAGCCGGGAAACTGGCCATTGCAAAAGACAGTTACTCAGCAAAAAAAATACTAACACTGGCATTTTTGGCCGGAGCTTACATTGCTTTTGGCGGACTGCTGGCAATTTTAGTTGGCGGCGGTGTTCCGGGAATTGGTGCCGAAAACCCGGGAATTCCAAAGTTTCTTATGGGAGCCATGTTCCCCGTTGGACTGATGATTGTTGTAATGGCCGGAGCTGAACTTTTTACCGGTAACAACGCCTATTTTATGCCCAATGTATTGGGAGGCAAACAACGCTGGACTGCTCCGCTTCGCAACTGGTCGTTGGTTTATGTGGGTAATTTTGTTGGGGCTGTGTTCGTAGCTTATTTTTTGGTGCACCTTACCCATTTAGTTCATTCGGAACCATGGCTAAATACAGTTGAAAAAATTGCTGTGGGAAAAACTTCCAATCCGTTTTTCACCACCTTTTTAAAAGGCATAGGTGCTAACTGGCTGGTTTGCCTGGCGCTGTGGATGGGTATGTCGGCACAACACACCAGTGGAAAAATTTTGGGTGTCTGGTGGCCGGTTATGGCATTTGTTACCATGGGTTTTGAGCACAGTATTGCCAATATGTTTTTTATTCCACTAGCTATTTTTGAAGGTGCTAATATTACCTGGACAACCTTTGTAGTTAAAAACCTGATTCCGGCAACGCTTGGGAACATTGTTGGAGGTGGCTTTTTTGTAGGTACTTTGTATTGGTATGCTTATGCCAAAGAGAAATAGGCAAAGCCTTGATTTCGGTAGTGTCTAATAAAATGAAGACAGAATTCTCGATTTGGTTGAATGACAAGGGATTCAGTTGGTTTAATTTTCATTTCCTGCTTTTAATAATACCCTAGCAAGCGTAATGCTACATCTTCGTAATGATACTCTCTATTTGAATGAGAGAAAAACTTAATTTATAATAGTGTGTCCATAATTCCCCTATCCGGTTGTTTAAGCATGCGGGCCGGAATACTGCTTTTAATTACCTCCTTCAAAGCATTTACCTGTCGCTCTTTGGCAAAACGTTTGGCAGTTATCAGGCTAATTTCGCGAACGGGTTTATCGGGTACGATTTCTTTTATCAGCTCTTCCTGCTCGGCCGGAATATTAATAGTAGCCAGCTCAGGAATAAATGTCAGCCCGTTTTTGTACTCAACAATACGCCGTAACGATTCGATGGAATTACTATGATAAACCAGCTGCTGTTTGTTTTTCTTTTGCGCATTAATCTGGCAAATGGAATTCACCTGGTTCTGAAAACAGTTCCCCTCTTCAAGGTACCAGATATCCTCCTGTTGAATTGAGTTAATGTCAATGGAATCCTGCTTAAACAAAGCATGATCTTCAGACAAATAGGCATAAAAACGTTCGTAAAACAGTGGCATTACGGAAATATTTATTGCCGAAACCGGTGTAGAAACAACACCACAATCAATATCGCCCATTTTTATTTCACTAATAATGTCTTCGGTTTTAAGCTCGTATATTTCCAGCTGTAAAGCCGGATAGTCTTTTGCCAATTGCTGAATAAAAAGCGGAACCAGGTAAGGCGCCAGCGTTGGAATAATACCAACTTTCAGGTTTCCTCTAACTTCTTCGCTAATATTTACGGAAATTTGCTTTAACGCTTCAATCTGCTTTAAAATTTCCAGCGACTTTTCGTAAAAAACCTTCCCTTCATCAGTAAATTGAAATGGCCGTTTTGTTCGGTCGATCAATTTAAATTCCAGTTCTTCTTCCAGTTTCTGTATTTGCATACTTAATGCGGGTTGCGTAACTCCCAGCCGTTCGGCAGCCACCGAGAAAGAACCACACACATAGATTTCTTTCAGGTATTCCAGTTGTACAATATTCATAAAATAAGCATTACTAATAATACCATAAATATAATAAATACCACTAATAGTATCTTTGAAGTGTTGAAATAAAGAAAAAGAAATTAACAATTTAAAATTTACATATTATGAAAGCAAAAAATCAAATTACAGTAGAGAAATTGAATCAGTTATTGGCAGATTACCAAATTCATTACCAAAACCTGCGCGGGTTACACTGGAACATTAAAGGACAATTGTTCTTTGCATTACACGCACGTTTTGAAGAGTATTACAACCAGGCAGCCGAAGTTGTAGATGAAATTGCAGAGCGCATCTTAATGTTGGAAGGTCAGCCACTGCATACTTTCGAAGACTATACAAAAACAGCAAAACTAGGAGTAGTAGCCAACGTTTCGGAAGCCAAACCGGCTGTTGAAAGCGTACTGGAAAGCCAGCGCTATTTTCTGAAAAGCTTTAACGAGATTCTGGAAGTTGCCGGAGAAAATAACGATGAAGCTACTGCCGCTATGATGAGTGACTGGATTGGACATACCGAAAAAGAAATCTGGATGTTGGAGTCGTTCCTGGCATAAAAATCGAAAATGAGCTAACAGAAAAGCCTCGCAAATTTGCGAGGCTTTTTTATATCTTTCCTTTTTACAATCACTAATCATCGATGGCTTGAAATACCAGCTGGCGAAATTTCCACCCCGTAATATCGTTTTCCGGACCTTGTGTTTGTTTCATAATTATACCGATCACGTTTTCCTTAGGATCGGCAAAATACTGAGTATTAAAATAACCACCCCAATTGAAAGTACCCTCGCTTCCTAAACCTCCTTTGCGTTGTCCTTTTTCGGTTAACAGCTCAAAGGCCAAACCAAATTTGGTATCTGAATCGCCCCAAATATCTCCAATCTGATTCGATAAAATTACATCAACCGTTTTTCGGCTCAACAGGCGAACTCCGTTGTATTCTCCGCCGTTCAGGTACATTTGCAAAAAAATGGCATAGTCTTTTGCTGTGCTCGACAAACCGGCTCCTCCTGAGAAAAATGTTTTAGCGCCTTTAATCGGGTAATCGGTATCGTAAAAAGTTACCGGGTATTTTTGCCATTCGCCGTTAACAGGAGTCTGAACCTCAACTACTCGATTGATATTCTTTTCAGGTTGATAAAACCAGGTATCTTCCATTCCCAGCGGATCGAAAATATGCGTTTTTAGGTATTTGTCGAAGGGCATTCCTGATACAATCTCGATGAAATAGCCCAGC
It contains:
- the pflA gene encoding pyruvate formate-lyase-activating protein encodes the protein MSSTENKLIVHSIESFGTHDGPGIRLVVFLQGCNLQCKYCQNADTIALKGGSVTEIESLVKRAGNMKTYFGDDGGVTVSGGEPMLQSKALIPFFEALKKEGIHTNIDTNGLIRTPEAKHLISELADLVMFDVKATTEEGFKTITGAKGLSRLLENIQLREQSKKPYWLRYVLVPGYTDGDESLKWLIDTFSGNKYLEKFEILPYHKLGTYKWESLGMDYQFKEVKENTPEQIDRAFEMLKPHFKDIIVK
- a CDS encoding formate/nitrite transporter family protein, which translates into the protein MSLYSPKEIINEAGKLAIAKDSYSAKKILTLAFLAGAYIAFGGLLAILVGGGVPGIGAENPGIPKFLMGAMFPVGLMIVVMAGAELFTGNNAYFMPNVLGGKQRWTAPLRNWSLVYVGNFVGAVFVAYFLVHLTHLVHSEPWLNTVEKIAVGKTSNPFFTTFLKGIGANWLVCLALWMGMSAQHTSGKILGVWWPVMAFVTMGFEHSIANMFFIPLAIFEGANITWTTFVVKNLIPATLGNIVGGGFFVGTLYWYAYAKEK
- a CDS encoding hydrogen peroxide-inducible genes activator, translating into MNIVQLEYLKEIYVCGSFSVAAERLGVTQPALSMQIQKLEEELEFKLIDRTKRPFQFTDEGKVFYEKSLEILKQIEALKQISVNISEEVRGNLKVGIIPTLAPYLVPLFIQQLAKDYPALQLEIYELKTEDIISEIKMGDIDCGVVSTPVSAINISVMPLFYERFYAYLSEDHALFKQDSIDINSIQQEDIWYLEEGNCFQNQVNSICQINAQKKNKQQLVYHSNSIESLRRIVEYKNGLTFIPELATINIPAEQEELIKEIVPDKPVREISLITAKRFAKERQVNALKEVIKSSIPARMLKQPDRGIMDTLL
- a CDS encoding Dps family protein, which gives rise to MKAKNQITVEKLNQLLADYQIHYQNLRGLHWNIKGQLFFALHARFEEYYNQAAEVVDEIAERILMLEGQPLHTFEDYTKTAKLGVVANVSEAKPAVESVLESQRYFLKSFNEILEVAGENNDEATAAMMSDWIGHTEKEIWMLESFLA